One genomic segment of Myotis daubentonii chromosome 14, mMyoDau2.1, whole genome shotgun sequence includes these proteins:
- the CSPG5 gene encoding chondroitin sulfate proteoglycan 5 isoform X1, with product MGRAGGGGPGRGPPPLLPLLAATLVLVAGAAPAREAGSAVEGDEPAPTTVAWEPRANDTREQGPPGAGEEEAAWTATGGERAPGGPGVGPEDALEASAAVTGAAWLEADGAGPGAATAEAGSGDTQALPATAPAPGEAPGPSSAPPAPPAATAAGPPAPTAGHQPSPGPGGPQPRPAEVWPNPGGSAPEPRGPEPTSPLPGAPELHPGSDAIDLDYLEGLDGEGRGADLGSFPEPPGASERHPDDGGETPSWSLLDLYDDFTPFDESDFYPTTSFYDDLEEEEEEQEEEEEEGGKEAAGRGPRDGHGDLVPSERPAPGTGQPPRWWHAGPPQHTLGMAPGGSIALRPRPGEPGRDLAPGENGTACRSGFVRHNSSCRSVCDLLPSYCHNGGQCYLVEHLGAFCRCNTQDYIWHKGTRCESIVTDFQVMCVAVGAAALVLLLLFMVTVFFAKKLYLLKTENSTLRRTHKFRTPSELHNDNFSLSTIAEGSHPNDDPSAPHKIQEVLKSCLKEEEPFNIQNSLSPKLEGRGDPAELEANCLQNNLT from the exons ATGGGccgagctgggggcgggggcccgGGCCGGGGGCCGCCGCCGCTCCTGCCGCTCCTGGCGGCCACGCTGGTGCTGGTCGCCGGGGCCGCGCCGG CGCGTGAGGCTGGCAGCGCCGTCGAGGGGGACGAGCCCGCCCCGACCACCGTCGCGTGGGAGCCGCGTGCCAACGACACGCGGGAGCAGGGCCCGCCGGGAgccggggaggaggaggcggcttGGACGGCGACCGGCGGCGAGCGCGCCCCGGGGGGCCCGGGGGTCGGGCCGGAGGACGCGCTGGAGGCGTCGGCGGCCGTGACGGGCGCGGCCTGGCTGGAGGCTGACGGCGCGGGCCCGGGCGCGGCCACGGCGGAGGCGGGCAGCGGGGACACGCAGGCCCTGCCCGCCACGGCCCCGGCTCCGGGCGAGGCCCCTGGGCCGTCCTCGGCGCCGCCCGCCCCTCCCGCAGCCACCGCGGCCGGACCGCCCGCCCCGACCGCCGGCCACCAGCCGAGCCCAGGCCCCGGAGGCCCCCAGCCGCGCCCCGCGGAGGTTTGGCCGAACCCGGGAGGCAGCGCGCCGGAGCCTCGGGGGCCAGAGCCCACGTCCCCGCTCCCGGGCGCCCCGGAGCTCCACCCGGGCTCCGACGCCATCGACCTCGACTACTTGGAGGGGCTGGACGGCGAGGGCCGCGGCGCCGACCTGGGGAGCTTCCCGGAGCCGCCAGGGGCCTCCGAGCGCCACCCCGACGACGGGGGCGAGACCCCCTCCTGGAGCCTGCTGGACCTGTACGACGACTTCACCCCCTTCGACGAGTCCGACTTCTACCCCACCACGTCCTTCTACGacgacctggaggaggaggaggaggagcaggaggaggaggaggaggagggcggcaaGGAGGCCGCCGGCAGGGGACCCCGGGACGGCCACGGCGACCTGGTGCCCAGCGAGAGGCCCGCGCCCGGCACCGGCCAGCCCCCCCGCTGGTGGCACGCGGGCCCCCCGCAGCACACCCTGGGCATGGCCCCCGGCGGCAGCATCGCGCTCAGGCCCCGTCCAGGGGAGCCGGGCAGGGACCTGGCCCCCGGCGAGAACGGCACCGCCTGCCGCAGCGGCTTCGTGCGGCACAACAGCTCCTGCCGGTCGGTGTGCGACCTGCTCCCCAGCTACTGTCACAACGGCGGCCAGTGCTACCTGGTGGAGCACCTCGGGGCCTTCTGCAG GTGCAACACCCAGGACTACATCTGGCACAAGGGGACGCGCTGCGAGTCCATCGTCACCGACTTCCAGGTGATGTGCGTGGCCGTGGGCGCGGCCGCCCTGGTGCTGCTCCTGCTCTTCATGGTGACCGTGTTCTTTGCCAAGAAGCTGTACCTGCTCAAGACGGAGAACAGCACGCTGCGCCGGACCCA CAAATTCCGGACGCCGTCTGAACTCCACAACGACAACTTCTCCCTTTCCACCATTGCCGAGGGCTCGCACCCAAAC